The DNA sequence ACGGCGCGTTATCCGCGGGAGCGTGTTACGCCCGGTGAAATGGAGCATATTTCTCTTCCCCGTGTTCTGTTGGAAAAGGCGCCGCAGGATACGCTGACCGTACAGGTAGAGGAGGCATAGATGCTATGAAAGAAATTATCTGTACCTGCTGTCCGAAAGGCTGCCGCCTTCAGGTAGATGAGATGCAGGACTATCGCGTGACAGGCAACGGCTGCCCGAACGGCGCTGTTTACGGTCGGCAGGAAGCAACCAATCCCGTACGCATTGTTACCAGCACTGTGAGTATTCGGGGCGGTCTGCACCCGCGCTGTCCAGTTAAAACTGAACAGGCCGTTCCCAAAAAGCAGGTGCCCGCAGTCATGAAAGCTTTGGAAAAGGTGGAACTGCAGGCGCCTGTTTCCCGTGGGCAGGTTGTTTTGCAGGACATCTGCGGGACCGGCGTCAATCTGATTACGACACGCAGTATGTAAACAATAAAAAAAGTCCGAACAGCTTCTTTTAAAAACAGCTGTTCGGACTTTTTCCTGTTTATTTGGATTTATCAGAGATAAATTTTTCCTTCTTTTCCGTTAATGACATAATACACAATGCCATCCTCTGGTTTGACGTACAGGCGGCAGGAATAAATGGCACCCTTGTTGGTCATATGATAATCTGTTTTGGCACGTTCTATCAGGTCTGCGGTCTGTACTTCGCGGTTGCCCCACTGTACATAAACCTCCGGAACCAGTGCAGAAGCGGCCCTCCGGCCTGCCTCGGTGGCCTTTTTTCCGGTGTCACGGATTGTCTGCCCAACGGCCTTTACGGTCGGCTCGGCTTTCTCAGCGGCGTCTCTGGCGGCAGAAGCGGCTTTTCCTGCGGTTTCGCGCGCCATGTCGCTTACGGTTTGGGAAGCCTTGGCCATGGCCTCGCTTACCGGTTCCAGCTTATCTTTCAAGTCCTGTTTGGTTAGCTTCTTCTTTGTGTCCATCTTGTTTGCGCCTTCCTTTCATCTGTTTTTCAGGGGATATAGTTTCTTATTTTATTGTAGGCTATTTTTACAATAAAATCAAGTATAGGAAAAAATTTTACAATCAAGTGCGATTTTTATCATGACTGATTTGCTCACCGGCAAAGACATTGGTCAGGCCGGCTTCCGCGACACGTTCTTGCACTTCCACAGTATTGGTTGTGTATAAGCCTCGCTCCTTCATATGCGCGAAAAGGACCGAGCCGGAAAAAGTGAATTTTTTCCGTAGGCCTTCCTCGGTTTTCATCTGTTCCCGCACAAAGTGAACAGCGTCCCCCACAGCCAGTGTATCGGGCAGTGTTAAAAGCGGAAGACCGCGGGCACACTGAACCGCATTCCATCCGGCCAGCGTACCGGTTGCAATGGCCTCCGTGTGGCCAACCAGCAGCCCCGCCTTTTCTCCGGCACAGAACAGGTTGTCCATGCCCTGTACCCTCAGCGTATCGTCCCGCGGCGCCATGGCGAAGAACCGCATGGAATTGCCTTTTCCGCCAGCGTATGGGTCCTCGTACCGCGCGGTTTCAAAACCGGGCACTTTGTGCAGCTGCGCCAGCGTAAAATACGGTGTCATCAGCTTGGCGTGGCCAGTGTCCAGCAGGACCAGATTCTGTGAGTAAGCGGGTAAAGCGTACTGCTGGCACGCCTTTAGGGAGAGATGGTCTTCACACAGTTCCGGAGGCAGCGGAACAACCACCACACCATCCCGGTCCAGCTGCTCCACAATTTCCGGCGCCAGCGAGCCTTTCATCAGCTTGCAGGAGCCGCTCATGGCGCCAATGGAGCCGTCAGCTTTTTTCCCGTGCATTTCCGGAATGCCGCACAGGCCGGTCAGGCTGATTCTTCCGCCGAAACTGGGGCACCGCAGAATACACATGGCACAGCCGTTGCCGTATTTTGTGCAGTTTTGTGTGGGACCGGCTGTGCCGGTGGT is a window from the Caproicibacterium lactatifermentans genome containing:
- a CDS encoding DUF1667 domain-containing protein, producing MKEIICTCCPKGCRLQVDEMQDYRVTGNGCPNGAVYGRQEATNPVRIVTSTVSIRGGLHPRCPVKTEQAVPKKQVPAVMKALEKVELQAPVSRGQVVLQDICGTGVNLITTRSM
- a CDS encoding DUF6465 family protein, which encodes MDTKKKLTKQDLKDKLEPVSEAMAKASQTVSDMARETAGKAASAARDAAEKAEPTVKAVGQTIRDTGKKATEAGRRAASALVPEVYVQWGNREVQTADLIERAKTDYHMTNKGAIYSCRLYVKPEDGIVYYVINGKEGKIYL
- a CDS encoding FAD-dependent oxidoreductase, with product MKIVIVGGGWAGCAAAVRAAKAGAETVLLERTDMLLGTGQVGGIMRNNGRWTAAEECIAMGGGELFQLIDSCCRHKNISFPGHAHASLYDVGKTPGKTEQYLRSLGIHLRFQSRVTGVELGGSQLKAVKLQDGTRFSADAFLDTTGTAGPTQNCTKYGNGCAMCILRCPSFGGRISLTGLCGIPEMHGKKADGSIGAMSGSCKLMKGSLAPEIVEQLDRDGVVVVPLPPELCEDHLSLKACQQYALPAYSQNLVLLDTGHAKLMTPYFTLAQLHKVPGFETARYEDPYAGGKGNSMRFFAMAPRDDTLRVQGMDNLFCAGEKAGLLVGHTEAIATGTLAGWNAVQCARGLPLLTLPDTLAVGDAVHFVREQMKTEEGLRKKFTFSGSVLFAHMKERGLYTTNTVEVQERVAEAGLTNVFAGEQISHDKNRT